The genomic DNA CGTGAGCGGGCAATGCTCGGACCGCGCCGCAGTTCCGCGCCCGGTCACAGCTCCAGGGTCAGGGTCACCGGGGCGTGGTCCGAGGGGCGCTCCCAGGCCCTCGCCTCGCGCAGGACCTCGACCTTCCGGACGGTCCCGGCGAGGTCCGGCGACACCCAGGCATGGTCCAGCCGCCGACCTTTGTTGGCGGCCGACCAGTCGGGGGAGCGGTAGCTCCACCACGTGTAGATCTTCTCCGGCTCCGGGGTGAGGTGGCGCGCCGCGTCGATCCAGCCCGCCTCACCGCGCAGGACCTCCAGCGCCTCGGTCTCCAGCGGCGTGTGGCTCACCACGTCGAGGAGCTGCTTGTGCGACCAGACATCGTGCTCCAGGGGCGCGACGTTGAGGTCGCCCACGAGGATCGCCGGCCCGGAGACGCGCTTCCCACCCCAGGCGCGCAGTTCGGAGAGGAAGTCGAGCTTGTGGGCGAATTTCGGATTGAGGTCGCGGTCCGGCACGTCGCCGCCGGCCGGGACGTAGAAGTCGTGCAGCACGATGCCCGAGGCCGCCCCGGCCTCCGGCCCCAGCACCGCCGAGATGTGGCGGGCGTCCTGGCGCTCGCAGAAGCCCATCACCGAGCGGGTGTGCAGGGGGAAGCGCGAGAGGATCGCGACGCCGTTGTAGCCCTTCTGGCCGGCGAACATCACGTGCTCGTAGCCCGAGCCGCGCAGGGCCTTCAGCGGGAAGGCGTCGTCCGGGCACTTGGTCTCCTGCAGACAGAGCACGTCCGGTTTGTGCTCCGCGAGGAAGCGCAGAACCAGATCGATGCGCAGGCGCACCGAGTTGATGTTCCAGGTGGTGACGGTGAGTTGCACGAGCGGCGCTGGGGTTCTGACGGCGTTGCGCTCCGATAGCCGATTTCGCGGCCCGCGACAGTCCGCTCACCGTTTGCCGGGCGAAAGGCCGTGCGCGATCGACCGGCAGGCGCTATGCCCGGGCCCTGCCCTGTCCCGGGCCCCTCGTCGAGGCCCGCCATGGCACACGCCCGCTCGCTCCTGTTCGCCGTCTACTGGGCCGCCTGGACGACCCTGTTCCTCGCGCCGCTGGCGATCTTCCTCCTGTCCGGATCGCCGCAGCGGCCGATCCGCCGGGCGACGCGGCTCTGGGCGCGCGGGATCCTCGGCGGGCTGCGGCGGATCGTCGGGCTGCGCTACGTCGAGGAGGGCCGCCAGCACCTGCCGGACGAGCCCTGCCTGATCGTCGCCAACCACCAGTCGACCTGGGAGACCCTGGCCTTCCTGGTCCTGGTGCCGGACGTGGCGATCGTCGCGAAGCGGGAACTGCTGGCGATCCCGGTGGTCGGCTGGTTCCTCCGCCGCTCGCCGATGATCGTCATCGACCGGGCCAAGGGCACCCAGGCCCTGCGCACCATGATCGACGGCGGTCGGGAGGCGGTCGCGGCGGGCCGGTCGGTGCTGATCTTCCCCGAGGGCACCCGCGGCGCGATCGGCGAGCCGCTGCGCTTCAAGCGCGGCGTCGAGTTGCTCTACGGCCGGCTCGGCCTGCCGGTGGTGCCGGTGGCGCTCAACTCCGGCCTGTTCTGGCCCGGGGGCGCGGCGACCCGGTCCGGCACGGTGGTGGTGAGCTACCTCGCCGCCCTGGCTCCCGGCCTGCCGACCGCGGAGTTCCTGCACGGGACGGAAGGCGCGATCGATCGGGAGTTGAACCGGTGGCGGCCCGGCGGCGCGGCCGGGCTCGGCGCCTCCTGAGGGGCGCCCCCGTCACTTCTGCGATTGCTGGATCTGCTGCTGCATCGCCTTGTCCTCGGAGCGCCCGTAATTGATGAAGAACAGGCTGCCGTCGACGCTCTTGCCCTTCTGCAGGTTCGAGAGCGTCACCGTGGTGACGTAGCCCTGCGGGTCGGTGATCCGCCACTGCGACAGGGTCTTCATCTCGGCATCGAAGAACAGCTGGATCTTCGAGGTGCCGCCCAGGGTGGCGCGGTCCTCCAGGCTGATGCGGACGCTGCCCGGATCGCTCGCCACGTCGGTGACGGTGAGATCGCGGGCGAGGTCGATCTTCTCGCGCAGGAGGAATTTCAGCGGCGTCTGGGCGATGAAGTAGAGGTCCTGGGTGTTGAGCTTGCGGTCGCGCACCGCCACCGAGGTCCCGTCGGCGACCACCTCCAGGGGCGAGGGCTGGTCGTAGTCGAAGCGCAGACGGCCGGGCTTGGCGAGCGTCAGCTTGCCGCCGATCCGGCGGCCATCGGCGCCGATCTGGACGAAGTTGCCCGACAGGGTGTTGATGCCGTTGAAGTAGGCGTTGGCCTGCGCCAGCAGCGTGGCGGGATCGGCCGAGTCGCCGGTGACGATCGCCGCCGGGGCGCCCACCGCCGCGACCTTCGGCTCGGGCGCCTTGTGGTCCACCTTGTCGCTCGCCTTGTCGCCACCCTTGCCGGGCTTGGCGCTGCCGGGCTTCGCCTCCTTGCTCGCCTCCTTGGCCTTGGGCGCGGGCTTCTTGGCCGGCGCCGGCGCCGCCGGGGCGGCTTCCGGTTGTGGAGCGGGCTCCTCCTTGTGGCCGAACAGGCTGTCGATGAAGGCGCCGACCTGCGCGTGGGCCGGGTTGGCGGTCGCGAGCCACAGCCCGGCGGCGATCACGGAGCCGGCTGTGCGGATGCGGCGGCCGATCATCGGCAGAATCTCCTGGGGCACCGCGGGCAAGCTCCGGCGGCAAACGGGGCGGAACATAACTTGGCGGGCTGCCGCAGACGTCTCGGTGCCCCTTCGCCCTCGCGAGCGGAGCGAAGCAATCCAGGTGCGCCGCGCGCGTCGACGTCGCGCTGCCCTGGGTTGCGTCGCTCCGCTCGCGAGGACGGGGCGGGTTTCGCAGGCCCTGTAGAACCCCGGCCTGTGGCGAAGATGCGACGCCCGGGCCGCCGCGCAGGGGGGCGGCCCGGGACGGAGCCTGTCACTCGTCGTCGTACATCCCGGCCGAGCTGTGCGTCGCCCCGGCGACCAGGATCTCGCGCTTGCCGGCGTGGTTGGCCGGGCCGACGATGCCCTCGATCTCCATCCGCTCCATGATGGAGGCGGCGCGGTTGTAGCCGATCTGCAGGCGGCGCTGGATGTAGCTCGTCGACGCCTTCTGGTCGCGCAGCACGACCTCGATCGCCTGCTTGTAGAGGTCGTCGGACTCGCCGCCGGTCGCCGCCGCGAAGGCGCCGATGTCGAAGACGGGGGCCTCCTCCTCGGGCTCGTCGGACCGCTCGGCCTTGTCGGCCGCGGCGGCCTTGGAGCCCCGGCCGGACCGGCCGCCCTCCTTGGCGGGCTCCTCGGGGGTGTCGTCGGCGGTGACGGCGTCGAGGTAGCTGGGGCGGCCCTGGCGCTTGAGGTGGGCGACCACGCTCTCGACCTCGCTGTCCGAGCAGAACGGCCCGTGCACGCGCGTCGTGCGCCCGCCGCCGGCCATGAACAGCATGTCGCCCTGGCCCAGAAGCTGCTCGGCGCCCATCTCGCCCAGGATCGTGCGGCTGTCGATCTTGCTCGTCACCTGGAAGCTGATCCGGGTCGGGAAGTTCGCCTTGATCGTGCCGGTGATCACGTCCACCGACGGCCGCTGCGTGGCCATGATCAGGTGGATGCCCGCCGCCCGCGCCATCTGCGCCAGACGCTGGATCGCCCCCTCGATGTCCTTGCCGGCCACCATCATCAGGTCGGCCATCTCGTCGACCACGATCACGATGTACGGCAGCGGCGCCAGGTCCATCGCCTCGTCCTCGTACACCGCCTCGCCGGTGTGGCGGTCGAAGCCGGTCTGGATCGTGCGCGTGATGGTCTCGCCCCTGTCGCGGGCCTCCTTCATGCGGGCGTTGTAGCCGTCGATGTTGCGCACCGCGATCTTGGCCATCTTCTTGTAGCGCTCCTCCATCTCGCGCACGGCCCACTTGAGGGCGATGACCGCCTTCTTCGGATCGATGACCACGGGGGAGAGCAGGTGCGGGATGCCGTCGTAGACCGACAGCTCCAGCATCTTCGGGTCGACCATGATCAGGCGGCACTCCTCCGGCTTGAGCCGGTAGAGCAGGCTGAGGATCATGGTGTTGATCGCCACCGACTTGCCCGAGCCGGTGGTGCCGGCCACCAGCAGGTGCGGCATGCGCGCGAGGTCGGCGATGATCGGCTCGCCGCCGATGTTCTTGCCGAGGCACAACGCCAGCTTGTGCTTGCTCTCGGCGAAGTCGGCCGACGAGAGGAGCTCGCGCAGGTACACCGTCTCGCGGGTCTCGTTCGGCAGCTCGATGCCGATGACGTTCCGGCCGGGCACGACCGCGACGCGGGCCGAGACCGCCGACATCGACCGGGCGATGTCGTCCGACAGGCCGATCACGCGGCTGGACTTGGTGCCGGGGGCGGGCTCGAGCTCGTAGAGGGTGACGACCGGGCCCGGCCGCACCGCCAGGATGTCGCCGCGCACGCCGAAATCCTGGACCGTCTGCTGCAGGTTGAGGGCGTTCTGCTCCAGCACGTCGGCGTCGACCTCCTCGCTGCCGCCCGGCGCCGGCAGGGCGAGCAGTTCGAGCGACGGCAGCTCGTAATCGGCGTTCTCGATCGGCGCGATCTCGAGGTGGCGGCCGGCCGGGATCAGGTGCGCACGGGGCGCGACCAGGGGGACCGACGCCGGCGCGGGGGCCGGCAGCGCCGGGACCTCGACCGCCTCGACGGCAGCCGCGGCCGGCTCGGCCTCGGTCTCGGCCGCGACGTTTGCCTCGACCGGCTCCGGCTGCGGCGCCAGCTTGCCGCGGAGCAGGACCGGACGCGGCGTCATCGGGATCACCACGCGCTCCGCCTCGGCGCGCGCGGCGACCGGAGCGGCAGAGACCGGGGCGGGAGCGGGTTCGGGCTGGGCCGGTGGCGCCGGCGGGACGACGCTCGGCTGACCGGCCGCGCGGATCGCCGCCCGGGCCGCCATGGCGCTGAGAGCCGGCGCGCGGCGGGGCGCCTCGGACACCGGGGTGGCCGGAGGCTCGGCCGCGGCGCTGCCCGGGCCGAAGACCAGGGACAGGCCGGACGCGGCCGTCGGCGCGACGGGCGGCAGGAAGGCGCTCCGAATCGTGGCGGCCTCCTCCATCCGCGGTCCGGCCTCCGTCCCGTTATCCTGCCCGTCGGCCGGGCGCGGCGGCTGGTCGAACCGGACGAGCCGATCGAGCACGTAGACCGGCCGCGGCGGCAGCGACCGCAGGTGCGAGACGTCGAGCGGCATCGAGACGAAGCGCTCGTCGGACGCCGCCGGCGCCGCGACGGCGGCCGGGGTCGGCGCGACCTCGGCGGGCGGCGCCTCCAGGGCCGACCAGGCATCGACGGACGACCAGTCGCCGCCGTCGAACCAGGGCTGGACCTCGGACCAGTCCGGCAGGTCCGACCAGTCGCGGGCCGGGGCCTCGGCGACCGTCTCGACCAGCGCGGCGGCGACCGGCGCGGCCGCGACCGGAGCGATCGCCGCCGTGGAGGCGGTCAGCTCGACCGCGGGCCGGACCGGGCGGCGGTCCGGCGTGCGGAAGAAGCGGACGCCCGGCGGCGCGACGAAGGGCTGGCGCCACAGGGGCACCGGCTCCGCGTCCGGCGCGGAGGCTTCGGGCAGCGCCGGCACGGGCGCGGCACGCTCGGCCTCCTCGGCGGCGACCCGCGCGCGCTCGATCCGCTCCCGCTCGGCCTCCTCGCGGGCGGCCCGCTCGGTCTCCAGGGCGAGAGCGGCGGCCTGCGCCTCGGCGCGGGCGCGCTCCAGGGCGACGCGCTCGGCCTCCAGGGCGCGCTGGCGGCGCTCCTGCAGGACCGAATCGGGGGTGCGGGTGTAGCGCACGGCCGAGGGGGCGGCGGCCGGAGCCGACGCGTGGACCGGGGCCGCGACGTGACCGGCGACATGTCCAGCGGCTGGAGCTGCGGCCGGCGCGTAGTCGGGGGCGATGGCGGCGGGACGGCGCGGCTGGCGCACCAGCACGCCCGGCGAGGAGGCGCTGCGGTCGATCCGGCTCTCGAGGGCCGGACCGTCCAGGACGTCGAGGCTCGCCCGGTCGTCGAAGACCTGGGCCGGCCAGTGCGGCTCGGGCGCCGCGGCGCGCGCGGCGCGCTCGGAGCCCTCGCGGCCGACCATCGCGCCCGGCGGGGTGAGCCAGCTCGGCTCCGCCCGGCGCCCGGGCGCGCCGTAGGACGGGCGGGCGGGCAGGCCGGCGGGAGAGCCGGAGAGGCGGCGGGTGAGGCTCGCGCGGAGCGCCATCAGCCGGTGCGCCAGGGCTCCCAGGGAGAGGCCCGAGCGGTCGCCGCCGCGGACAGGGCGGGCGGGGTCACGGTGGGAGTACGGAGGCCGTCCCGATGCGCGCATGGGTTCTCAGACGATACTCGAAACAGGGATCCGCCGACGCGCGGCGGCTGTTCCTGAGTTAGGCCATTCGTCGTTAATGGAGGCTTGCCACCGGCCGCGGCGCGGAAACCATGCGGGGCGATCGGCTCGGCCATCCGGCCGGACCCCGCGTCGCCGCGACCGCGCCGTCACCGCCTCCGGGGCCGGTTTGGCCGCGGAATCACGAGGGAACGTCGCGCGATGTACCGGAAATCGAGATCTGGTCCCCGTCCCGAGGCGCCGCGGCGCGGTCTCTCGGGATGACGTCGAGAGCGGGCTAGAGTGCGGGCAGGCTCCGCGCCCCCGACAGTCCGCATCCCCTATATGACCCGCAGCCACCCCTCATCCGGACAGGTGCCCGTGTCTCCAGCCACCTCCGAATCGCCGGCGCGCTTCCGCTCCCTCTATCGCCACGGGTTCGCCCGGGTCGCGGCCTGCACCGGCCGCAGCCATCCGGCCGAGCCCGAGCGCAACGCCGACGTCATCCTCGACCTCGCCCGGACCTGCCACGATTCGGGGGCGGCGCTGGCGGTCTTCACCGAGCTCGGCCTCTCGGCCTACGCGATCGAGGACCTGCTCTTGCAGCAGACGCTGCTGGACGCGGTCGAGGCCGCCGCAGCCCGGGTGATCGCCGAATCGGCCAATCTCCGGCCGCTGCTGCTCGTCGGCGCGCCCCTGCGCTGGCGGCACCGCGTCTACAACTGCGCGCTCGCCATCCAGGGCGGCCGCCTGCTCGGCGCCGTCCCCAAGACATTCCTGCCGAACTACCGGGAATTCTACGAGAAGCGCCACTTCGCCTCGGGCGCCGGGATCGCCGGCGAGACCGTCCGGGTCGCCGGTCGGGACGCGCCGTTCGGCACCGACCTGCTGTTCCCCGCCGAGGACCTGCCGGGCCTCGTGGTCGGGGTGGAGATCTGCGAGGATCTGTGGGTGCCGGAGCCCCCCGGCATGCGCGCGGCGCTCGCCGGCGCCACCGTGCTGGCGAATCTCTCGGGCAGCCCGATCACCGTCGGCCGGGCCGAGTCGCGGGCGCTCCTCTCCCGGGCGGCCTCGATGCGGGGCGCCTGCGCGTACGTCTACGCGGCGGCCGGCCAGGGCGAATCGACCACCGACCTGTCCTGGGACGGCCAGACCAGCATCGACGAGCTGGGCGTGCGCCTCGCGGAGGGCGAGCGCTTCCCCGAGAAGCCGGTGACGACGCTGGCCGACATCGACCTCGACCTGATCGCCCAGGAGCGCCTGCAGGCGGGCAGCTTCGACGACGACGCGCGCGGCCACACCCTGCCCTATCGCCGGGTGCCGTTCCGGGTCGGCCCGCCGGAGGCCGATCTCGGCCTGATCCGGCGGATCGAGCGCTTTCCGTTCGTGCCGGCCGACCCGTCGCGCCTCGCGCAGGATTGCTACGAGGCCTACAACATCCAGGTCGCCGGCCTCGCCAAGCGCCTGGAGGCCACCGGCACCCGCAAGGCCATCATCGGCGTCTCGGGCGGCCTCGATTCGACCCACGCGCTGATCGTGATCGCCAAGGCGTTCGACCGCCTCGGCTACCCGCGCTCGGACATCCTGGCCTACACGCTGCCGGGCTTCGCCACCTCGAACGCGACCAAGACCAACGCCCACGCGCTCATGAAGGCGCTGGGCTGCACGGCGGCCGAGATCGACATCCGCCCGGCCGCCAAGCAGATGCTCGCCGACATGAACCACCCCTTCGCCAAGGGCGAGGCGGTCTACGACGTCACCTTCGAGAACGTGCAGGCGGGCCTGCGCACCGACTACCTGTTCCGGCTCGCCAACCACGCGGGCGGCATCGTGGTCGGCACCGGCGACCTGTCGGAGCTGGCACTCGGCTGGTGCACCTACGGCGTCGGCGACCAGATGAGCCACTACGCGGTCAATGCCGGCGTGCCCAAGACGCTGATCCAGCACCTGATCCGCTGGGTGATCGGCAACGGCGAGGTCGGCGCGGACGAGGCCCGCACCCTCCAGGCCGTCCTCGACACCGAGATCTCCCCCGAGCTCGTGCCGGTGGACCAGGACGACAGCCCGCAGAGCACGGAGGGCACGATCGGCCCCTACGCGCTGCAGGATTTCAACCTGTTCTACACGCTGCGCTACGGGTTCCGGCCCTCGAAGATCGCCTTCCTGGCGCTCCACGCCTGGGGCGACCGGGAGCGCGGCACCTGGGCGCCGGACTTCCCGGAGACCAAGCGGGTCGCCTACGAACTCCCGGAGATCCGCCGCTGGCTCGGGGTGTTCCTGACCCGCTACTTCGGCTTCAGCCAGTTCAAGCGCTCGGCGCTCCCGAACGGGCCGAAGGTCTCGGCCGGCGGCTCCCTGTCGCCCCGGGGCGACTGGCGCGCGCCCTCCGACGGGTCGGCGCGGATCTGGATCGACGAGTTGAACCGAAACGTCCCTGAAACTTGACCGTCACAAACTCGACCGATTGTGCCATTATGAGCACGGTCAAGCCGATTCTTCGCAATGCGAGATCTTGTATTGGGAAAATTGGCTTCGAGGGCGGCCAGGCGGAGGACTTCGGATGCGAAGCTACAACCTGTTCCAGCTCAAGGGCGAGGAGGGCCTCTGCTGCGCGGTGCCGGAAGCCAGCACGGTCCCGCCCTTCATCGGCGCGGGTCGCTGGACCTTCGGCGGCAAGCTCTGCGACGGCAGCCGGCAGCCCCTCGACTTCGACGGGCGGGCCGCCGACACCGCGGTGCGCTTCAACGGCTTCTACCTGTTCCAGACCGTGGACCGGCGCTTCATCGCCTGAGCAGGATGCGGCCGTCGCGCGTCGTCTCCGGCGGGACGCGCCGGGGCTCAACCCTGGCGCGCGGGCGGAGCCGCGCGTCCGGACCGATCACGCGCGATCCGACGGCCTCCGCTCCCGGGAGCCCCGACAGGCCCCCACCCCGCCCGTCACGGCGCGCGGGACGCCGGCGGGATGATCGGCGCGGAGACGACATTACTGAAGTCATCGGGCGTAAGTCGGACCGGCCCGGGACGCGGACTCCCTTTCCCGGAATCGTGGCGGCGGCCCGTCATCGGTCTCGAGCCCTGTAGCGGGCCTCGACTCGGCGATCGCGACCAAGATTCCTTAAGGGCTGGCGTGCAGGTTTCGCGGAACCGTCAGCTGTCCGGAGCCGCCCGCATGTCGGAGCACCGCCGAGAGACGCGCCAGAGGGTCTTCCTCAAGGGGCGCGTCGTCTTCAACAACGGGTCGTCGAGCCTCGACTGCCTGGTGCGCGACATGTCCCCCACCGGCGCGCGCCTCGTGATGAGCGAGGCCACCACGCTCCCGGACGCGTTCGATCTCTACATCCCCCAGAAGGACCGGACCTACCGGGCCACCCTGCGCTGGCGCCGTGAGGACGGCATCGGCGTGACCTTCGAGGTGCCGGCCCGGGCCGGCACCGCGCCGGCCTCGCCCGATCCGGCTGCGACGGACGCCTCCGTGACCCTGTTGCTGAAGCGCATCAGCGAGCTCGAGACCGAGAACGCCGCCCTGCGCCGGCTGCTCGCCAGCATGGCCCAGTCGGGCGATTCGGCGAGCGCGGCCTGAGTCCCGGGCCTGAGCGTCAGGCCTGAGACTCGAGCGCCGCGCGGATGCGCGCGGCGTGCTCGGCGAGGACCGCGTTGTCGGCCATCCCGCCCTCGTGGCGCTTCAGCGGCACGCCCTCGCGCCGCGGGATGACGTGGACGTGCAGGTGGAACACGGTCTGGCCGCCGGCCGGCTCGTTGAACTGGAACAGGGTCAGACCCTCGGCCCGGAAGGCGGCCTTCACGGCGCGGGCGACCTTCTGGACGCTCGCCATCAGCGCGGCGAGCGAGTCCGGGTTGGCGTCGAGCAGGCCGCGGGCCGGCGCCTTCGGGATCACCAGCGTGTGGCCCTCGCCCTGGGGCATCACGTCCATGAAGGCCAGGGTGTGGGCGTCCTCGTAGACGCGGTGGCAGGGGATCTCGCCGTGCAGGATCTTGGCGAAGATGTTGTCGGGATCGTAGCGGGCGTCGGCCATGCTGCCTCCGGGACTCCTTGAGCGGCCGCAGGTTGCACGGGGTACCCGCCCGCGTCCACACGGGAACAACCGACCCGCCGCGACGCTTGCATCGCCGCGGCGGCGGCGCCGTGCCGGGGTCCGATGGCCCGGCGTCCCACAGACCGCGCAGGGAGTTCCGGATGGCGCACGAGAGCACGGGAGCGATCTACGCGGCGGCGGGCGCCAACCTCGCCATCGCGGCGGCGAAGTTCGTGGGCGGGGCGCTGACAGGCTCGACCGCCATGCTGGCCGAGGGCGTGCACTCGGTGGTCGACACGGCGAACCAGGTGCTGCTCCTCGTCGGCATGAAGCGGGCCAAGCGCCCGGCCGATGCCCGCCACCCGTTCGGCTACGGACGCGAGATCTACTTCTACGCCTTCGTGGTGGCGCTGATGATCTTCCTCGGCGGCGGCCTGTTCGCCGTCTACGAGGGGATCGAGCGGGTCCGCCATCCCGAGCCGGACGTGGATGCCGAGCTGTTCGGCTACCGGCTGCCCGGCCTCTGGGTGAACGTCGCGATCCTGGGCTTCGCCATCGCGGCGGAAGGCACGTCCTTCTTCGTGGCGATGCGCCAGTTCTGGGCCGAGAAGGGCAAGCACTCGGCCGTGCGGGCGATCCGGCGCAGCAAGGATCCGACCCTGTTCACGGTGCTCGCGGAGGACACCGCCGCCCTGATCGGCCTGCTGATCGCGCTCGCCGGTGTGGCCCTGTCCCACCTTCTGGAGATGCCGAGCCTGGACGGCTGGGCGTCGGTCGGCATCGGCCTCGTGCTCATCGGCATGGCGGCGTTCCTGATGGTCGAGACCCACGGGTTGCTGATCGGCGAGGCGGCCGATCCCGAGGTCGTCGCGGCCATCTCGGAGCTGGTCCGCGCCGAGCCGGGCGTTCTCCACGTCAACGAGGTGCTGACCCAGCACCTCGGCCCCTCCGACATCCTGGTCAATCTCAGCATCGACATGACCGACGATCTCAGCGCCGGCGAGGTCGAGAGCCTCGTCACGCGCCTCGACCGGGCGCTGAAGGCGCGCAGCCCCGACGTGACCCGGGTGTTCATCGAGATCCAGCAGCAGGGCGATCACACGGTGCGGGCGGCGGCCTGAGCACGCCCGCCTCGCCGGCGAGTGCGGATCTCTGTCAGGCATCCTCCCCGCGCATCGGCGGCGGGCGCACGCCGTCCCAGGGGGCCGGCGACGGAAACACCTCGTCGAGGAAGGCGAGGAACGCCTTCACGTTCGGATTGCCGCGCCGGCTCTCCGGCCACAGCGCCGTGAAGACCGAGCGGTCGACCGCGAAATCCTGCAGGACCGGCACGAGCGCCCCCCGGGCGACGTGCGGCGCGGCGATGTAGGTCGGCGAGATGCCGATGCCGCCGCCGGCCACCAGCACCGCCGCGACGGCGTCGCTGAAATCCGCGACGATGCCGGCATGCGGCGTGAACTCGATCCGGCGGCCGCCGACCTGGAACGGCCAGCGCAGAGCCTGGCCCGTGCTCTGGAAGCGGAAGTTCACGCAGTCGTGGTGGGCGAGGTCGTCCGGGTGCCGCGGCGTGCCGCGCCGCGCCAGGTAGACGGGCGCGGCGAAGGCGCCGAGCCGGTGCGGGGCGAGGCGCCGCGAGACCAGCCGGGAATCCGCGAGTTCGCCGACTCGGATCGCGACGTCGATGCCCTCCTCGATCAGGTCCACGAAGCGGTCGCTCAGGCGCAGGTCGACCGACAGCTTCGGATGGCGGGCGCGGAACCGCGGCAGGGCCGGCCCGAGCAGGTGCACACCGACCGGGATCGATGCCGCCACCTTCAGGGTGCCGGCAGGCTCGGAGCGCGCCGCGACCGCGGCCTGCTCGATCGCCTCGGCCTCGCGCAGGAGTCGCAGCGCCCGCTCCTGCAGGTCGCGCCCCTCGGGCGTCAGTGTCAGCGAGCGCGTCGTGCGGGTGAAGAGGCTCACGCCGAGCCGCGCCTCCAGCCGCTGCACGCTCTTGCTCACCGCCGAGGGCGAGATGCCGAGGGACCGGGCGGCCGCCGAGTAGCTGCCGAGGGAGGCGGAGCGGGCGAAAGCGACGATGCCCGTCAGCCGGTCGAGGCCGATCTGTTCCATGACGGCATGACTGAAACGAATTGCGGCCCGATTATCAAGGCGAAGGCGCCGCTCCAATCTTGTGTCCCTCGCCGCCACCCTGGCGCCGAGCGGCAAGGTTTCCCGCCATGTTTCCCGCCCTGAGCAGCACCCTCCAGGACCGCAGCGTCGTGGTCTTCGGCGGCACATTGGGCATCGGCCTGGCGGCCGCCCGCCAGGCCAAGGCCGCGGGTGCGGCGGTCATCGT from Methylobacterium radiotolerans JCM 2831 includes the following:
- a CDS encoding LysR family transcriptional regulator, which encodes MEQIGLDRLTGIVAFARSASLGSYSAAARSLGISPSAVSKSVQRLEARLGVSLFTRTTRSLTLTPEGRDLQERALRLLREAEAIEQAAVAARSEPAGTLKVAASIPVGVHLLGPALPRFRARHPKLSVDLRLSDRFVDLIEEGIDVAIRVGELADSRLVSRRLAPHRLGAFAAPVYLARRGTPRHPDDLAHHDCVNFRFQSTGQALRWPFQVGGRRIEFTPHAGIVADFSDAVAAVLVAGGGIGISPTYIAAPHVARGALVPVLQDFAVDRSVFTALWPESRRGNPNVKAFLAFLDEVFPSPAPWDGVRPPPMRGEDA
- a CDS encoding cation diffusion facilitator family transporter, producing the protein MAHESTGAIYAAAGANLAIAAAKFVGGALTGSTAMLAEGVHSVVDTANQVLLLVGMKRAKRPADARHPFGYGREIYFYAFVVALMIFLGGGLFAVYEGIERVRHPEPDVDAELFGYRLPGLWVNVAILGFAIAAEGTSFFVAMRQFWAEKGKHSAVRAIRRSKDPTLFTVLAEDTAALIGLLIALAGVALSHLLEMPSLDGWASVGIGLVLIGMAAFLMVETHGLLIGEAADPEVVAAISELVRAEPGVLHVNEVLTQHLGPSDILVNLSIDMTDDLSAGEVESLVTRLDRALKARSPDVTRVFIEIQQQGDHTVRAAA